A genome region from Vulpes lagopus strain Blue_001 chromosome 7, ASM1834538v1, whole genome shotgun sequence includes the following:
- the ZNF660 gene encoding zinc finger protein 660 yields the protein MRRKTRNFRHKTVKDNKTLTEVSEQESEKDGSQCLDPITSRRIQAEKKQYVCTECGKAFSQSANLTVHERIHTGEKPYKCKECGKAFSHSSNLVVHRRIHTGLKPYTCSECGKSFSGKSHLIRHQGIHSGEKTYECKECGKAFSRSSGLISHHRVHTGEKPYTCIECGKAFSRSSNLTQHQRMHKGKKVYKCKECGKTCVSNTKIIDHQRIHTGEKPYECDECGKTFILRKTLSEHQRLHRREKPYKCNECGKAFTSNRNLIDHQRVHTGEKPYKCNECGKTFRQTSQVILHLRTHTKEKPYKCSECGKAYRYSSQLIQHQRKHNEEKEIS from the coding sequence atgagaagaaagacaagaaatttcAGGCATAAGACAGTTAAAGACAATAAAACACTTACGGAAGTAAGTGAGCAAGAATCTGAAAAAGATGGTAGTCAGTGCTTGGATCCTATAACAAGCAGGAGAATTCAGGCTGAAAAGAAACAGTATGTATGTACTGAGTGTGGGAAAGCTTTTAGTCAGAGTGCAAACCTTACAGTGCATGAGAGAatccacacaggagagaaaccctataagTGTAAGGAGTGTGGAAAAGCCTTCAGTCATAGCTCCAACCTTGTTGTTCATCGGAGAATCCACACTGGACTGAAGCCCTACacatgcagtgaatgtgggaaatctttcAGTGGTAAGTCACACCTCATTCGGCACCAGGGAATCCATAGTGGGGAAAAAACGTATGAATGTAAggagtgtgggaaagcctttagtCGGAGTTCAGGTCTTATTTCACATCATAGAGTTCACACTGGGGAGAAGCCCTACACTTGTattgaatgtgggaaagcctttagcCGTAGTTCAAATCTTACTCAACATCAAAGaatgcacaaaggaaaaaaagtttacaaatgtAAGGAGTGTGGGAAAACATGTGTTTCTAATACAAAGATTATAGAccatcagagaattcacacaggGGAAAAGCCTTACGAGTGTGATGAGTGTggaaaaactttcattttaaggAAGACCCTTAGTGAACATCAGAGACTTCACCGTAgagagaaaccttacaaatgtaatgaatgtgggaaagcttttACTTCTAATCGAAACCTTATTGATCATCagagagttcacactggagagaaaccctataaatgtaaCGAATGTGGAAAAACCTTCAGGCAGACTTCTCAAGTTATTCTACATTTGAGAACCCATACTAAggagaaaccctataaatgtaGTGAGTGTGGGAAAGCCTATCGTTACAGCTCGCAGCTTATTCAACACCAGAGAAAACATAATGAGGAGAAAGaaatctcataa